The nucleotide window AAAGGCCAGTCCCGGCCCGCCCCCCTCCGCGCCAGGCACCAGCGCGTAATAGAGAGGTTTGATGCCCAGCCGGTCGCGGACCAGGAGCAAACGGCGACGCTCGCGATCCCACAGTGCGTAGGCGAACATACCGCGGAGCCGTTGCACGCCGGCCTCGCCCTCCTGCTCGTACAGGTGGACGAGCACCTCGGTATCGCAGTTGGTCGTAAACCGATGGCCCTTGTCGATCAACTCCCGCCGCAGTTCCCGGTAGTTGTAGATTTCCCCGTTCATCACCACCCAGACCGTCCCGGTTTCGTTGGAGATCGGCTGATGTCCGCCTTGCGGGTCGATCACGCGCAGCCGTTGCGTCCCCAGTCGGATGCCGGCCTCCTGGTGCACCCCGTTCTCATCCGGTCCCCGATGCTCCAAGCGGCGCATCATGCGCGCCAGGACCGCCTCGTCTCCCTGTCCAACCAGACCGCAAATCCCGCACATCAGTGTCTCAACTCCCGGATGACTTGCACGCAACCATCCCTAGCCGCGGGAAAACCAGAATTTGTAGACGGGCATCACCACGGACAGCCGCGGCGGGCCCTGTTGCCCACGCTCACCGATCATAATCGTCACGCCTTCTTCCGCCACCGTTCCTGGAGAAAGCCGACCGCGTAGGCGACCTCGCAAAGACACCAAATCGGCTTTCCGGTCAGCAGCGCCTTTGCTAGCTGCCATGGAAACCTGACCGCCCGGACCCAAAATGGAACCCTGAGCGTGAAGGCGCCGTGGTCCGACGGCGTCTCGATCGCCCATTGCGGATAATGGCGATTCACAAACGCCGCTTGCCTCCCGTTGCGGACGAATTGCCGGAGGAGCCCCCGCCAGGTCGTCGGCGGCAGGTGAGAATAGAGCACGCCGGGCGCGACAACGACCCGTTTACCAAGATCACGGAACGCCTGACGCAGGTACGGATCCAGCCCGCGAGGCAGCAATTCGTTCTCACCACCGACAGCCTTGAATTCCTCGGTCCGCATCACCAAACAGGGATGTTCGGCCAAGTCGGATTCCGTCACCTCCTTCACCGGCATCCACGAACGCCGCGGGATCTGCCGCATCGCCCGCCGCACGAACGGACTGGCATCATCCGGAATCACATTGTTCCCGCCGACCATGCCGATCTCGGGACAGGTCTCCAGCACGGCCACCAGGTTCGCAAACGTTTCCGGCGCATGGATGGAGGTATCGTCGTCCAACGTGAGCACGTAGCGCCCCTGCGCCAGGGCCGCCGCGACATTGATGGCCCGCCCCTGACGCGGATCACCGAGCACGACGATCAGTTCATACTGCTGCAGCGTCTGCCGACTGATCTGTCCCAACAGCTGTGCGAAGTAGCCGCCCCGATCCGCATCGATCGTCGGAATGACCACGGTCACCAACGACGCGCCGGGCCCCCGGCCCACCTGCCAGAACACCCCGGGCGAAGGCGCAGGATGGGGGTGGCGCACGAAAGGCCGGGCGATCTCCCCGGCCGGCCGCCACACGGCTGATTGAAATTTATCCCGCAGATCCTGCATGGCCGCGCGTCCGCTTTCCTTCCTAGGCTCCCTGTGCCCACTCTCGCAGCGCAGCAAAGAGCGGAGAGCACTTCACATACCGAAATACCGTGAAGAGCACAACATTGACCGAAACCCAGAGCGCAAGTCCCTGCCGGTGCCGCCTGACCGCATGCGGAAGCCGCTGGCGGAAAAGATCAGCATGAGCGGCTCGAGCGGCAGGCGGAAACCTGGAGAACCGTAACAACCAGCATGCGAACAGGAGGGCCAGGAGCAGCACCTGCACGAGCCGCTCATTGGAATCCAGGTCTCGCTCTTGGCTCGCCAGGCCATCAGGCCGGTCATAACAAGAGGACGGACTATCCAACCCATCGAGCGATCGACCGACGGCCCTTGCCCCTCCCCGTCGTCCACCGTCACCTCCCCTTGTCCTTGACGGCCACCATGAGTAAGTCATGCGAGGTATCGAACCACCAGGGAAACCATTCCAGCATGCCGTCGACCGCGCAGACGAACGCGAAGAGGAGCGGGTGACGGGCCAGCCAGGGATAACCATAGACCAACGTGCTCCCACGTCTGAGCCTAACCTGGAATCCCACCTCCCGGGCCAGCTCCCGCCAGGCTCCGGCCG belongs to Nitrospirota bacterium and includes:
- a CDS encoding glycosyltransferase family 2 protein; this translates as MQDLRDKFQSAVWRPAGEIARPFVRHPHPAPSPGVFWQVGRGPGASLVTVVIPTIDADRGGYFAQLLGQISRQTLQQYELIVVLGDPRQGRAINVAAALAQGRYVLTLDDDTSIHAPETFANLVAVLETCPEIGMVGGNNVIPDDASPFVRRAMRQIPRRSWMPVKEVTESDLAEHPCLVMRTEEFKAVGGENELLPRGLDPYLRQAFRDLGKRVVVAPGVLYSHLPPTTWRGLLRQFVRNGRQAAFVNRHYPQWAIETPSDHGAFTLRVPFWVRAVRFPWQLAKALLTGKPIWCLCEVAYAVGFLQERWRKKA